A region from the Sandaracinus amylolyticus genome encodes:
- a CDS encoding DUF829 domain-containing protein, with the protein MARAAFRELIVGWHGSRERQLRVLAKHDESKHGADVLTHVPRTFRAMSFPEGWAREGQRLAERLERAHAARPMPLVIHAFSNAGFWTTAALLDRLSPALRDAHRATVIDSAPGFPPHIEARFTARYATRAMLPALLARFGLRASHTHPLVGPPFAAFLYAWHHVAPKQVRFMESSLARLRDAHRERPLMVVWGGRDELVPARFVEAFVRDCEAHGVPLERLFFQEGDHVRHLVAHRREYFAARDAFLARV; encoded by the coding sequence GTGGCTCGAGCAGCGTTCCGCGAGCTGATCGTCGGCTGGCACGGCTCGCGGGAGCGCCAGCTGCGCGTCCTCGCGAAGCACGACGAGTCGAAGCACGGCGCGGACGTCCTCACGCACGTGCCGCGCACCTTCCGCGCGATGAGCTTCCCCGAGGGCTGGGCCCGCGAAGGTCAGCGCCTCGCGGAGCGTCTCGAGCGCGCACACGCGGCCCGCCCGATGCCGCTCGTGATCCACGCGTTCAGCAACGCGGGCTTCTGGACCACCGCCGCGCTGCTCGATCGGCTCTCCCCCGCGCTGCGCGACGCGCATCGCGCGACCGTGATCGACTCCGCGCCCGGGTTCCCGCCGCACATCGAGGCGCGCTTCACCGCGCGCTACGCCACCCGCGCGATGCTCCCGGCACTGCTCGCCCGATTCGGCTTGCGCGCGTCGCACACGCACCCGCTGGTCGGTCCGCCGTTCGCGGCGTTCCTCTACGCGTGGCACCACGTCGCGCCGAAGCAGGTGCGCTTCATGGAGAGCAGCCTCGCGCGCCTGCGCGACGCCCACCGCGAGCGGCCGCTCATGGTCGTCTGGGGTGGCCGCGACGAGCTCGTCCCGGCGCGCTTCGTCGAGGCGTTCGTGCGTGACTGCGAGGCCCACGGCGTCCCGCTCGAGCGCCTCTTCTTCCAAGAGGGCGACCACGTCCGCCACCTCGTCGCCCACCGCCGCGAGTACTTCGCTGCGCGCGACGCCTTCCTGGCGCGCGTCTGA
- a CDS encoding anti-sigma factor family protein — MTSDEARDLFGDVIEGSLDPAKKAAFEAALASDPELQDELDAYRMVVRGAAAIGGDAGDQKEGPEASPDLLPGVQSRLRARSRGRFYRDRFAEQAGPRGTLPVLVAILVALLLATGWLAVQSFVQVEGPPSPTTHP; from the coding sequence ATGACGAGCGACGAGGCGCGCGACCTCTTCGGAGACGTGATCGAGGGGAGCCTCGATCCCGCGAAGAAGGCCGCGTTCGAGGCTGCGCTCGCGAGCGACCCCGAGCTGCAGGACGAGCTCGACGCGTACCGGATGGTGGTGCGCGGCGCGGCGGCGATCGGTGGGGACGCGGGGGACCAGAAGGAGGGACCCGAGGCCTCGCCGGACCTGCTGCCCGGCGTGCAGTCGCGCCTGCGCGCGCGGAGCCGCGGACGGTTCTATCGCGACCGGTTCGCGGAGCAGGCGGGACCGCGGGGCACGCTGCCGGTCTTGGTCGCGATCCTGGTGGCGCTGCTCCTCGCGACGGGATGGCTCGCCGTGCAGAGCTTCGTGCAGGTGGAGGGGCCGCCCTCTCCGACCACGCATCCCTGA
- a CDS encoding sigma-70 family RNA polymerase sigma factor, whose translation MDLVPDDLDHAALERRAEALGFHVPMPDGHEEQLIERLRRRDEAAFNELVRLYQERVFRLVLRMLGDRSEAEDVAQEVFITVFKSIEGFRGDSKLSTWLYRVATNHCKNRIKYLDRRARGKKKELDEIAEHGAVESASMSSSAQVARPDQQAEANQIETIVREAIMELDEDQRVLVIMRDVENMSYEEIQQETGLPEGTVKSRLHRARLALAKAVQRATGERRSSTPAVKASSGKK comes from the coding sequence GTGGACCTCGTTCCCGACGATCTCGATCACGCCGCGCTGGAGCGTCGTGCCGAGGCCCTCGGGTTCCACGTGCCGATGCCCGACGGCCACGAAGAACAGCTGATCGAGCGGCTCCGACGACGCGACGAAGCCGCGTTCAACGAGCTCGTCCGCCTGTATCAGGAGCGCGTGTTCCGCCTCGTGCTGCGCATGCTCGGCGATCGCAGCGAGGCCGAGGACGTCGCGCAGGAGGTCTTCATCACGGTCTTCAAGTCGATCGAGGGCTTCCGCGGGGACAGCAAGCTCTCGACCTGGCTCTATCGGGTGGCGACGAACCACTGCAAGAACCGGATCAAGTACCTGGACCGTCGCGCGCGCGGGAAGAAGAAGGAGCTCGACGAGATCGCCGAGCACGGCGCGGTCGAGAGCGCGTCGATGAGCTCGTCGGCGCAGGTCGCGCGCCCCGATCAGCAGGCCGAGGCGAACCAGATCGAGACGATCGTGCGCGAGGCGATCATGGAGCTCGACGAGGACCAGCGCGTGCTCGTGATCATGCGTGACGTCGAGAACATGAGCTACGAGGAGATCCAGCAGGAGACCGGGCTGCCCGAGGGCACCGTGAAGAGTCGGCTGCACCGCGCGCGTCTGGCGCTCGCGAAGGCCGTGCAGCGCGCGACCGGCGAGCGTCGCTCGAGCACCCCCGCGGTGAAGGCGTCGTCGGGGAAGAAGTGA
- a CDS encoding sirohydrochlorin chelatase, producing the protein MRAILLVDHGSRVDAANAQLGDVAQLVARIAGDGTIVRHAHMELATPSIPEGIDALVREGATEIVVVPYFLAPGRHATSDVPRIASEAASKHPAVNVRVAAPLGVHELLARLVLVRARE; encoded by the coding sequence ATGCGCGCGATCCTGCTCGTCGATCACGGCAGCCGCGTCGACGCGGCGAACGCGCAGCTCGGCGACGTCGCGCAGCTGGTCGCGCGCATCGCGGGCGACGGCACGATCGTGCGTCACGCCCACATGGAGCTCGCGACGCCGTCGATCCCCGAGGGCATCGACGCGCTGGTGCGCGAGGGCGCGACCGAGATCGTCGTGGTGCCGTACTTCCTCGCGCCGGGAAGGCACGCGACGAGCGACGTCCCGCGGATCGCGTCCGAGGCCGCGAGCAAGCACCCCGCCGTGAACGTGCGGGTCGCGGCACCGCTCGGCGTGCACGAGCTCCTCGCTCGCCTGGTCCTGGTGCGCGCGCGGGAGTGA
- the dnaA gene encoding chromosomal replication initiator protein DnaA: protein MERPRLWKACGSLGQVRSTAGVSGMDGLWESTLGRLRGRLAEETYATWLEPIRFDGIEGRIVRLRIPNRFFADWISARYLPDILESLAALTGAEGLDVSWVVDPSLQEQVTSAGQVASPAVADREVASTGVMLAPGAMLADEAMLSRGARMAAAGRVTARASRPPVRALRAAGELPFDVEGGADRAPIARPPVARSVAADRVAPPVESGSPVGEQSYALNPRYLFDNFVVGPSNQLAHAASIAASSSPGKRYNPLFIYSKVGLGKTHLVNAVGHRVLEDRRDARVLFLSAERFTNEFIWALQHKRIDEFRARYRGSCDVLVIDDIQFLAGREQTQEEFFHTFNALYHADKQIVVTSDVYPQHIPEMQERLISRFQWGLVADIQAPELDTRIAILRKKAEQEQLHLGDDVALLVAQVVQSNVRELEGTLLRLAVLADAQQRPLDIELARMALGAHQPKGRDARQTSVEDIQRAACEYFQIGIKELMSDRRHRNVSLPRMIAMYICRERLDLSYPMIGARFGNKDHTTVMNAHRKISGLVESDERVKRAIEVIERKVGIS, encoded by the coding sequence ATGGAGCGACCCAGGCTGTGGAAAGCCTGTGGATCGCTTGGACAAGTGCGCTCAACTGCTGGGGTATCTGGCATGGACGGGCTGTGGGAATCGACTCTCGGCAGACTTCGCGGAAGGCTCGCGGAAGAGACCTACGCGACGTGGCTGGAGCCGATTCGCTTCGATGGGATCGAGGGCCGGATCGTGCGGCTGCGGATTCCGAACCGCTTCTTCGCGGATTGGATCTCGGCGCGGTATCTGCCCGACATCCTCGAGTCGCTCGCGGCGCTGACCGGCGCCGAAGGGCTGGACGTCTCGTGGGTCGTCGATCCGAGCCTGCAGGAGCAGGTGACGTCGGCCGGGCAGGTGGCCAGCCCGGCGGTGGCGGATCGTGAGGTCGCGTCGACCGGCGTCATGCTCGCGCCGGGCGCGATGCTCGCGGACGAGGCGATGCTCTCGCGCGGTGCGCGCATGGCGGCCGCGGGTCGGGTGACCGCGCGTGCGTCGCGTCCGCCGGTGCGCGCGCTGCGCGCCGCGGGCGAGCTGCCCTTCGACGTCGAGGGCGGTGCCGATCGCGCGCCGATCGCACGCCCGCCCGTCGCGCGCAGCGTCGCGGCGGATCGCGTCGCGCCGCCGGTCGAGAGCGGAAGTCCCGTGGGCGAGCAGTCGTATGCCCTGAACCCTCGTTATCTCTTCGACAACTTCGTCGTCGGGCCGTCGAACCAGCTCGCGCACGCGGCCTCGATCGCGGCGAGCTCGAGCCCGGGCAAGCGCTACAACCCGCTCTTCATCTACAGCAAGGTCGGCCTCGGCAAGACGCACCTCGTCAACGCGGTCGGCCATCGCGTGCTCGAGGATCGTCGTGACGCGCGCGTGCTCTTCCTGAGCGCCGAGCGCTTCACCAACGAGTTCATCTGGGCGCTGCAGCACAAGCGCATCGACGAGTTCCGCGCGCGTTATCGCGGCTCGTGCGACGTGCTGGTGATCGACGACATCCAGTTCCTCGCGGGGCGCGAGCAGACGCAGGAAGAATTCTTCCACACGTTCAACGCGCTCTATCACGCGGACAAGCAGATCGTCGTCACGAGCGACGTCTATCCGCAGCACATCCCCGAGATGCAGGAGCGCCTGATCTCGCGCTTCCAGTGGGGCCTCGTCGCCGACATCCAGGCGCCGGAGCTCGACACGCGCATCGCGATCCTCCGCAAGAAGGCGGAGCAGGAGCAGCTGCACCTCGGCGACGACGTCGCGCTGCTGGTCGCGCAGGTCGTGCAGAGCAACGTGCGCGAGCTCGAGGGGACGCTGCTTCGTCTCGCGGTGCTCGCGGACGCGCAGCAGCGCCCGCTCGACATCGAGCTCGCGCGGATGGCGCTCGGCGCGCACCAGCCGAAGGGTCGCGACGCGCGTCAGACGAGCGTCGAGGACATCCAGCGCGCGGCCTGCGAGTACTTCCAGATCGGTATCAAGGAGCTGATGAGCGATCGCCGGCACCGCAACGTGTCGCTGCCGCGCATGATCGCGATGTACATCTGCCGCGAGCGGCTCGATCTGAGCTACCCGATGATCGGCGCGCGCTTCGGCAACAAGGACCACACCACGGTCATGAACGCGCACCGCAAGATCAGCGGTCTCGTCGAGAGCGACGAGCGCGTGAAGCGCGCGATCGAGGTGATCGAGCGCAAGGTCGGCATCAGCTGA
- a CDS encoding serine/threonine-protein kinase encodes MFQGGSAAHSRASTLTSSGQDDEDDGPTLLESRKNLQSLQPELLADRYESRSVLGEGGMGEVRLVWDRVVGREVAMKVLLPTRSNRSRAKERFLREAHVQGYLDHPGIVPVHEVGTLPSGEPFFTMKRIRGVTLHEVLEGLRKNDPNLRSRFSRRRMLSAFAKACLAIDYAHARGVVHRDLKPENVMLGDFGEVYVLDWGVARIVGTQVQRMPMALLGSITRAEQDLLGTPGYMAPEQIDRSNDADSAADVYSLGAILFEVLTHQALHRGKSVRELMISTREGADARCSVRAPQAAVPPELEAICVRATHADPLKRPQARELHEAIESFLDGDRETARRKLVADLHLRAAKETLKRASGSSGAEGATAQRDAIRGLARALSADPSNPEALQQLLDALAKPLDGKLPEEAEAEIREEEEKQHRVASRALRAGRFSWLLYVPLVVWLGPRDLVLGLTALGAIIAAVIVSWIVDLLPRPRPWMRTAVAVFAMLTIMPIASLFSPLILLPAITAASIPTFMVHLDRPGRWITTAAACIAATLPFALEIAGVIPPSVLIRDGAITILPRMTHFPEWPTRVVLLVLSMSPLITSAILVGRVRWELDAARRRVHWHLWRLRQLMP; translated from the coding sequence ATGTTCCAGGGAGGCTCCGCGGCCCACTCGCGCGCCTCGACACTGACCAGCAGCGGACAGGACGACGAGGACGACGGTCCGACGCTCCTCGAGTCGCGCAAGAACCTGCAGAGCCTGCAGCCCGAGCTGCTCGCGGATCGCTACGAGAGTCGCTCGGTGCTCGGCGAGGGCGGCATGGGCGAGGTGCGCCTCGTCTGGGATCGCGTCGTCGGCCGCGAGGTCGCGATGAAGGTGCTGCTCCCGACGCGATCGAATCGGTCGCGCGCGAAGGAGCGCTTCCTGCGCGAGGCGCACGTGCAGGGCTACCTCGATCACCCGGGGATCGTCCCGGTGCACGAGGTCGGGACGCTGCCCAGCGGCGAGCCCTTCTTCACGATGAAGCGCATCCGCGGCGTGACGCTGCACGAGGTGCTCGAGGGGCTCCGCAAGAACGATCCGAACCTGCGCAGCCGCTTCAGCCGGCGCCGCATGCTCTCGGCGTTCGCGAAGGCGTGCCTCGCGATCGACTACGCCCACGCGCGCGGCGTGGTGCATCGCGATCTGAAGCCCGAGAATGTGATGCTCGGCGACTTCGGCGAGGTCTACGTGCTCGACTGGGGCGTCGCGCGCATCGTCGGCACCCAGGTGCAGCGCATGCCGATGGCGCTGCTCGGTTCGATCACGCGCGCCGAGCAGGATCTGCTGGGCACGCCCGGGTACATGGCGCCCGAGCAGATCGACCGCTCGAACGACGCCGACTCCGCGGCGGACGTGTACTCGCTCGGCGCGATCCTGTTCGAGGTGCTCACGCATCAGGCGCTGCATCGCGGCAAGAGCGTGCGCGAGCTGATGATCTCGACGCGCGAAGGCGCGGACGCGCGGTGCTCGGTGCGCGCGCCGCAGGCGGCGGTGCCGCCCGAGCTCGAGGCGATCTGCGTGCGCGCGACCCACGCCGATCCGCTCAAGCGCCCGCAGGCCCGCGAGCTCCACGAGGCGATCGAGTCGTTCCTCGACGGAGATCGCGAGACCGCGCGTCGCAAGCTCGTCGCGGATCTGCATCTGCGCGCGGCGAAGGAGACGCTCAAGCGCGCGTCGGGATCGAGCGGTGCGGAAGGCGCGACCGCGCAGCGTGATGCGATCCGCGGGCTCGCGCGCGCGCTCTCCGCCGACCCGTCGAACCCCGAGGCGCTGCAGCAGCTGCTCGACGCGCTCGCGAAGCCGCTCGACGGGAAGCTGCCCGAAGAAGCGGAAGCCGAGATCCGCGAGGAAGAGGAGAAGCAGCACCGCGTCGCGTCGCGCGCGCTGCGCGCAGGGCGCTTCAGCTGGCTGCTCTACGTGCCGCTCGTGGTGTGGCTCGGTCCGCGCGATCTCGTGCTCGGGCTGACCGCGCTCGGCGCGATCATCGCGGCGGTGATCGTCAGCTGGATCGTCGATCTGCTCCCGCGGCCGCGCCCGTGGATGCGCACGGCGGTCGCGGTGTTCGCGATGCTCACGATCATGCCAATCGCGTCGCTGTTCTCGCCGCTGATCCTGCTGCCGGCGATCACGGCGGCGAGCATCCCGACGTTCATGGTGCACCTCGACCGGCCGGGGCGGTGGATCACCACTGCTGCGGCGTGCATCGCGGCCACACTGCCGTTCGCGCTCGAGATCGCCGGTGTGATCCCGCCCTCGGTCCTGATCCGCGACGGAGCGATCACGATCCTGCCGCGCATGACGCATTTCCCCGAGTGGCCGACGCGCGTGGTGCTGCTCGTGCTGTCGATGTCGCCGCTGATCACCAGCGCGATCCTGGTCGGCCGTGTCCGCTGGGAGCTCGACGCCGCGCGCCGCCGCGTGCACTGGCACCTCTGGCGCCTGCGTCAGCTGATGCCGTGA
- a CDS encoding DUF2079 domain-containing protein yields MREWWRDARGEPSPIPWAGTRRAVHALVVIAAITFATLSLLRWHTFHNETFDLAFYARMAWGAVHGDGWNPIVGAHELGLHLAWILRPLGVIGMLFGQAPTLLVAQSIALSAAALPIARIGARHLGAPGAIVAALAWLLHPNLAHVASEEFHPGSVAVLPLAWAADALDRRSGPGIVLATLGVLLCREDLGLVTMLVGVAACGLAVRSPRSAERTRLARAGVLVAVVSLAYVLLFVLVLHPRFAPPEGSLELHFGRFGRSTTEVARYVLTHPGELIEHLSARHRVLYLALITAPCALLPLLRPGFLVIAAPVLAINLLSDFPGTTDLDSHYLTPAMPFVLASAIHGAAALPDGALLRLAPLATSAFFAHVIAGGTPLSLAFSREPFVADESTDAARRIVARIGPSASVQAPDALLPHLAERRDLRRAPPPETRADFVVLDASHRVRFAHDEDLLRTSEEPEIRAWIARDDHALVEAGGDYLLLERGRDPREGIGARAIIGHDDDRRAGRRLTGCLRLRDARLERRGSGLVLTLDLVALGACPSDLALRIGEGKRPSRVDLVANGWLSPAHFRAGDVIRSEHPLGPAEVRPGRLRVGALRSSGARPEHLDPHSLSIDAAFP; encoded by the coding sequence GTGAGAGAGTGGTGGCGCGATGCGCGCGGCGAGCCCTCGCCGATCCCGTGGGCCGGCACGCGTCGCGCGGTGCACGCGCTGGTGGTGATCGCGGCGATCACGTTCGCGACGCTCTCGCTGCTGCGCTGGCACACGTTCCACAACGAGACGTTCGATCTCGCGTTCTACGCGCGCATGGCGTGGGGCGCGGTCCACGGCGACGGATGGAACCCGATCGTCGGCGCGCACGAGCTCGGGCTTCACCTCGCGTGGATCCTGCGCCCGCTCGGCGTGATCGGGATGCTCTTCGGGCAGGCGCCGACGCTGCTCGTCGCGCAGTCGATCGCGCTCTCGGCGGCGGCGCTGCCGATCGCGCGCATCGGGGCGCGTCACCTCGGCGCGCCGGGCGCGATCGTCGCGGCGCTCGCGTGGCTGCTCCATCCGAACCTCGCGCACGTCGCGTCGGAGGAGTTCCACCCGGGCAGCGTCGCGGTGCTGCCGCTCGCGTGGGCGGCGGACGCGCTCGATCGCCGAAGCGGTCCGGGGATCGTGCTCGCGACGCTCGGCGTGCTGCTCTGCCGCGAGGATCTCGGGCTGGTCACGATGCTGGTCGGGGTCGCGGCGTGTGGGCTCGCGGTGCGCTCGCCGCGCTCGGCGGAGCGCACGCGCCTCGCGCGCGCCGGTGTGCTCGTCGCGGTGGTGTCGCTCGCATACGTGCTCTTGTTCGTGCTCGTGCTGCACCCGCGGTTCGCGCCGCCCGAGGGATCGCTCGAGCTGCACTTCGGGCGCTTCGGGCGCAGCACCACCGAGGTCGCGCGGTACGTGCTCACGCATCCGGGCGAGCTGATCGAGCACCTCTCGGCGCGGCACCGCGTGCTCTACCTCGCGCTGATCACCGCGCCGTGCGCGCTCCTGCCGCTGCTGCGACCGGGGTTCCTGGTGATCGCCGCCCCCGTGCTCGCGATCAACCTGCTCTCGGACTTCCCGGGCACGACGGACCTCGACTCGCACTACCTGACGCCCGCGATGCCGTTCGTGCTCGCCTCCGCGATCCACGGCGCGGCGGCGCTGCCCGACGGCGCGCTCCTCCGGCTCGCGCCGCTCGCGACGAGCGCGTTCTTCGCGCACGTGATCGCGGGTGGCACGCCGCTCTCGCTCGCGTTCTCGCGCGAGCCGTTCGTCGCCGACGAGAGCACGGACGCGGCGCGTCGCATCGTCGCGCGCATCGGGCCCAGCGCGTCGGTCCAGGCCCCCGACGCGCTCCTGCCGCACCTCGCGGAGCGCCGTGATCTGCGCCGCGCGCCGCCGCCCGAGACACGCGCCGACTTCGTCGTGCTCGACGCGTCGCACCGCGTGCGCTTCGCCCACGACGAAGACCTGCTCCGCACCAGCGAAGAGCCCGAGATCCGCGCGTGGATCGCGCGTGATGATCACGCCCTCGTCGAAGCGGGCGGCGACTACCTGCTGCTCGAGCGCGGACGTGATCCGCGCGAAGGGATCGGCGCCCGCGCGATCATCGGCCACGACGACGATCGGCGCGCCGGACGCCGCCTCACCGGGTGCCTGCGGCTGCGCGATGCTCGGCTCGAGCGGCGCGGCAGCGGGCTCGTGCTGACGCTCGACCTCGTCGCGCTCGGAGCGTGCCCGTCCGACCTCGCGCTGCGCATCGGCGAGGGCAAGCGACCGAGCCGGGTCGATCTCGTCGCGAACGGGTGGCTCTCGCCCGCACACTTCCGCGCGGGGGACGTGATCCGCTCGGAGCACCCCCTCGGGCCGGCCGAGGTGCGCCCCGGACGGCTGCGCGTCGGGGCCCTGCGCTCGAGCGGCGCGCGCCCCGAGCACCTCGATCCCCACTCGCTCTCGATCGACGCAGCATTTCCGTGA
- the thiE gene encoding thiamine phosphate synthase has product MRGLYAIVDPDRCAGRDPVEVASAILRGGCALIQVRAKRMPDRERLALVRAVRARAKEHGVPFVVNDRPDLALLVDADGLHLGQDDLPIAEARRIVGRMMIGRSTHDLAQLRAAMHEGANLVGFGPVFATKSKENPDPVVGLEGLARAVRVARVPIVAIGGITEASAPGVARTGVALGAAIAAIGEARDPEQTARALHLALGGGEG; this is encoded by the coding sequence GTGCGCGGGCTCTACGCGATCGTCGATCCGGACCGTTGTGCAGGGCGCGATCCCGTCGAGGTCGCGAGCGCGATCCTTCGTGGTGGATGTGCGCTGATCCAGGTCCGCGCGAAGCGGATGCCCGACCGCGAGCGGCTCGCGCTCGTGCGTGCCGTGCGGGCGCGCGCGAAGGAGCACGGCGTGCCTTTCGTGGTGAACGATCGGCCCGATCTCGCGCTGCTCGTCGACGCGGACGGGCTCCACCTCGGGCAGGACGATCTGCCGATCGCCGAGGCGCGACGCATCGTCGGACGGATGATGATCGGCCGCTCGACGCACGATCTCGCGCAGCTGCGCGCCGCGATGCACGAGGGCGCGAACCTCGTCGGCTTCGGGCCGGTGTTCGCGACGAAGAGCAAGGAGAACCCGGATCCGGTGGTCGGCCTCGAGGGGCTCGCGCGTGCGGTGCGCGTGGCGCGCGTCCCGATCGTCGCCATCGGCGGGATCACCGAGGCGAGCGCGCCCGGCGTCGCACGCACCGGTGTCGCGCTGGGCGCTGCGATCGCGGCGATCGGCGAGGCGCGCGATCCCGAGCAGACCGCGCGCGCGCTGCATCTCGCGCTCGGCGGGGGCGAGGGGTGA